A stretch of Sphingomicrobium flavum DNA encodes these proteins:
- the fmt gene encoding methionyl-tRNA formyltransferase: MRVIMMGSPDFAVPTLDALVDAGHEVVAAYCQPPRPAGRGKTLQPTAIERRATELGIEVRSPKSLRNGAEQEKFAAPKADVAVVAAYGLILPKPILDAPRLGCVNVHGSILPRWRGAAPVQRAIMAGDEETGITIMQMEEGLDTGPMLLVGKTPIANKNAAQLTDELAELGAQLMTQWLASPDDYAPIDQPEVGVTYAHKISKEEARIDWDRPAAEVQRHVQGLSPFPGAWCEVMGERLKLLAAEAVDGFGEPGEVLDDQLTIACANGAIRPTHVQRAGKGAVAAEELLRGFAIPTGTRLA; encoded by the coding sequence ATGCGAGTGATCATGATGGGAAGCCCCGATTTCGCGGTGCCGACGCTGGATGCCCTGGTGGACGCCGGGCATGAGGTGGTGGCCGCTTATTGCCAGCCCCCGCGTCCGGCGGGTCGCGGCAAGACGTTGCAGCCAACCGCGATCGAGAGGCGGGCGACCGAGCTGGGCATCGAGGTGCGTAGCCCCAAGAGCCTTCGCAATGGCGCGGAGCAGGAAAAATTTGCCGCGCCCAAGGCCGATGTCGCGGTGGTGGCGGCTTATGGTCTGATCCTGCCAAAACCGATCCTCGATGCGCCGCGGCTGGGCTGCGTTAATGTGCATGGGTCGATCCTGCCGCGCTGGCGGGGGGCAGCGCCGGTGCAGCGGGCGATCATGGCGGGCGATGAGGAAACCGGCATCACCATCATGCAGATGGAAGAAGGGCTGGATACCGGGCCGATGCTGCTGGTCGGCAAGACGCCAATCGCTAACAAGAATGCGGCGCAACTGACTGATGAATTGGCAGAACTTGGTGCACAGTTAATGACGCAATGGCTGGCCAGCCCGGACGATTATGCCCCCATCGATCAGCCCGAAGTTGGCGTCACTTATGCGCACAAGATCAGCAAGGAGGAGGCGCGGATCGACTGGGATCGACCGGCGGCCGAGGTGCAGCGGCATGTGCAGGGCCTCTCCCCCTTCCCTGGCGCCTGGTGCGAGGTGATGGGTGAGCGGCTGAAGTTGCTCGCCGCCGAGGCGGTCGATGGTTTTGGTGAGCCGGGCGAGGTGCTGGACGATCAGCTGACCATCGCCTGTGCGAACGGCGCGATCCGCCCGACCCATGTGCAGCGAGCCGGCAAGGGCGCGGTGGCGGCCGAGGAATTGCTGCGCGGCTTTGCCATCCCCACGGGCACGCGGCTCGCATGA
- the truA gene encoding tRNA pseudouridine(38-40) synthase TruA: MTRWRLTVEFDGGPFMGWQRQDHGPSVQQAIEEAVEAMTGEQQRLHCAGRTDAGVHGLAMSAHIDLDKEMDAHRLREGLNALLRPDPVAILQAEPVDEEWHARFSCIGRRYLYRILNRRAPPTLDKGRVWHIAQDLDVDAMAEGAQHLIGQHDFTTFRSVNCQAQSPEKTLDSLTVEQMGEEVQIRAAARSFLHHQVRSMVGCLALVGRGQWRPDDIKGALEAKDRQALGLNAPPEGLYFVEARY, translated from the coding sequence ATGACGCGCTGGCGGCTGACCGTGGAATTTGATGGCGGCCCCTTCATGGGCTGGCAGCGGCAGGATCATGGTCCTTCGGTGCAACAGGCCATCGAGGAAGCGGTCGAGGCAATGACCGGCGAGCAGCAGCGGCTGCATTGCGCCGGGCGCACCGATGCCGGAGTGCACGGGCTTGCGATGAGCGCGCATATCGACCTCGACAAGGAGATGGATGCGCATCGCCTGCGCGAAGGCCTCAATGCCCTGCTGCGGCCCGATCCGGTGGCGATTTTGCAGGCGGAGCCGGTCGATGAGGAGTGGCATGCCCGCTTTTCCTGCATCGGACGGCGCTATCTCTACCGCATCCTCAACCGCCGCGCGCCGCCGACGCTGGACAAGGGCCGCGTCTGGCATATCGCGCAGGATCTGGACGTGGACGCGATGGCCGAGGGCGCGCAGCATTTGATCGGCCAGCATGATTTTACCACCTTCCGATCGGTCAATTGCCAGGCGCAGAGCCCGGAAAAGACGCTGGACAGCCTGACCGTCGAACAAATGGGCGAGGAAGTGCAAATCCGCGCCGCCGCGCGCAGCTTCCTGCACCACCAGGTACGCTCGATGGTGGGGTGCCTTGCGCTGGTCGGGCGTGGACAATGGCGGCCTGACGACATAAAGGGCGCGCTCGAAGCGAAGGACCGACAGGCGCTGGGCCTGAATGCGCCACCCGAAGGGCTCTATTTCGTCGAAGCCCGTTATTAA
- the panD gene encoding aspartate 1-decarboxylase, with translation MFRTLMTSKIHRATVTHADLHYVGSITIDQDLLDAANLLEGEKVAIVDVTNGARLETYVIPGERGSGVIGINGAAARLVAPGDLVIIIAYGMMDEAEARSFKPTVVHVDANNRVVKLGKDAAEPVPGAKDQKRPQHAV, from the coding sequence GTGTTCCGTACGTTGATGACGTCCAAGATCCACCGCGCAACGGTTACCCATGCCGATTTGCACTATGTGGGGTCGATCACCATCGACCAGGACCTGCTGGACGCAGCCAACCTTCTGGAAGGCGAAAAGGTCGCCATCGTCGATGTCACCAATGGTGCGCGGCTGGAAACCTATGTCATCCCAGGCGAACGCGGCAGCGGCGTGATCGGCATCAACGGTGCCGCGGCCCGGCTGGTCGCCCCCGGCGATCTCGTCATCATTATCGCTTATGGCATGATGGACGAGGCAGAAGCGCGCAGCTTCAAGCCGACGGTGGTCCATGTCGATGCCAATAACCGCGTCGTCAAACTGGGCAAGGATGCCGCCGAGCCGGTGCCCGGCGCGAAGGACCAGAAGCGCCCGCAGCACGCGGTCTGA